The following proteins are co-located in the Prionailurus viverrinus isolate Anna chromosome A1, UM_Priviv_1.0, whole genome shotgun sequence genome:
- the SPARC gene encoding SPARC, protein MRAWIFFLLCLAGRALAAPQQEALPDETEVVEETVAEVAEGPVGANPVQVEVGEFDEGAEETEQEVVAENPCQNHHCKHGKVCELDENNTPMCVCQDPTSCPAPIGEFEKVCSNDNKTFDSSCHFFATKCTLEGTKKGHKLHLDYIGPCKYIPPCLDSELTEFPLRMRDWLKNVLVTLYERDEDNNLLTEKQKLRVKKIHENEKRLEAGDHPVELLARDFEKNYNMYIFPVHWQFGQLDQHPIDGYLSHTELAPLRAPLIPMEHCTTRFFETCDLDNDKYIALDEWAGCFGIKEQDIDKDLVI, encoded by the exons ATGAGGGCCTGGATCTTCTTCCTCCTTTGCCTGGCCGGGAGGGCCTTGGCAGCTCCT CAACAGGAAGCCCTGCCCGATGAGACGGAGGTGGTAGAGGAAACTGTGGCTGAGGTGGCAGAG ggaccTGTGGGAGCCAACCCCGTGCAGGTGGAAGTGGGAGAATTTGACGAAGGTGCCGAGGAAACCGAACAGGAGGTGGTGGCTGAAA ACCCCTGCCAGAACCACCACTGCAAACATGGCAAAGTGTGTGAGCTGGATGAGAACAACACCCCCATGTGCGTGTGCCAGGACCCTACCAGCTGCCCTGCCCCCATTGGCGAGTTTGAGAAG GTGTGCAGCAATGACAACAAGACCTTTGACTCTTCCTGCCACTTCTTTGCCACCAAGTGCACCCTGGAGGGCACCAAGAAGGGCCACAAACTCCACCTGGACTACATTGGGCCTTGCAAAT ACATCCCCCCCTGCCTGGACTCCGAGCTGACCGAATTCCCCCTGCGCATGCGGGACTGGCTCAAGAACGTCCTGGTCACTCTGTACGAAAGGGACGAGGACAACAACCTTCTGACCGAGAAGCAGAAGCTGCGA GTGAAGAAGATCCATGAGAACGAGAAGCGCCTGGAGGCTGGAGACCACCCCGTGGAGCTGCTGGCCCGGGACTTCGAGAAGAACTACAACATGTACATCTTCCCCGTGCACTGGCAGTTTGGCCAGCTGGACCAGCACCCCATTGATGG GTACCTGTCCCACACAGAGCTGGCCCCACTGCGTGCACCCCTCATCCCCATGGAGCACTGCACCACCCGCTTTTTTGAGACCTGCGACCTGGACAATGACAAGTACATCGCCCTGGATGAGTGGGCCGGCTGCTTCGGCATCAAGGAGC AGGATATTGACAAGGATCTGGTGATCTAA